A section of the Halogranum gelatinilyticum genome encodes:
- a CDS encoding carbohydrate ABC transporter permease encodes MSVRNSLLSDVSLSRETLYTAGVYVAMYGLAFLFAVPLFRMFSLSVTPASVSSGFQWIPPEITFRYWIEIFTSSDLVYRWIWNTFVISTVTTVLVLVVDSMVAFSLTRLEWRGQRVLFAAIIASFMVPPHVNIIPLFTLITQIGWTNSYWAIILPFTATPLGVFLLVQFFRDIPEELEESARMDGFSTFRIYAQIIVPLALPVITALALFMFVWSWNQYLWPLIVLNNDTAYTLPVGATTFQSVYSDNVSRMMAGLAVISLPLFVVFLIFQDKLISSVQMQAGTG; translated from the coding sequence ATGTCTGTCCGCAACTCGCTTCTTAGTGACGTTTCACTGAGCCGCGAAACCCTGTATACTGCAGGTGTTTATGTCGCGATGTACGGGCTGGCGTTCTTGTTCGCCGTCCCGCTGTTCCGGATGTTCTCGCTTTCGGTGACACCGGCGTCGGTGTCCTCGGGCTTCCAATGGATTCCCCCGGAGATCACCTTCCGATACTGGATCGAGATATTCACGTCTTCGGATCTGGTCTACCGGTGGATCTGGAACACGTTCGTGATTTCAACCGTCACAACGGTACTCGTACTCGTTGTCGACTCTATGGTCGCGTTCTCACTGACGAGACTCGAGTGGCGAGGCCAGCGTGTGCTGTTCGCAGCCATTATCGCGAGTTTCATGGTTCCTCCTCACGTGAACATCATTCCGCTGTTCACGCTGATCACGCAGATCGGGTGGACGAACTCCTACTGGGCGATCATTCTCCCGTTCACTGCGACACCGCTCGGTGTCTTCCTCCTCGTTCAGTTCTTCCGTGACATCCCGGAGGAACTGGAGGAATCCGCTCGGATGGACGGCTTCTCCACGTTCAGAATCTACGCGCAGATCATCGTCCCTCTTGCTCTCCCAGTAATCACGGCACTTGCTCTCTTCATGTTCGTCTGGTCGTGGAACCAGTATCTTTGGCCGTTGATCGTTCTCAACAACGACACAGCCTACACGCTGCCCGTCGGGGCGACAACCTTCCAAAGCGTCTACTCGGACAACGTCAGCCGGATGATGGCTGGGTTGGCAGTCATCTCGTTGCCGTTGTTCGTCGTGTTCCTCATCTTCCAGGATAAGCTTATCTCGAGTGTCCAGATGCAGGCAGGGACCGGATAG
- a CDS encoding alpha/beta hydrolase, with protein sequence MTSPVDTTITTTPSRADEVHPLIADHLEGDADSDDPPASELTVEELRQMDAESPLSSDLEIPIERVSDDTVLGPNGEIPVRQYEPRADRSQSSPSIVFFHGGGWISGSIDTHNRVCRKMANVTGYPIVSVDYRLAPENPFPAGLLDCYSVLEWVSNSAAELGVDPDQTIVMGDSAGGNLAAATALLARDRDGPKVAHQVLIYPAVGDARTSEAYKQNATGYDLTADIVDMIYELYTDSDIDDANYYAWPRKANDLSGLPPATVLTAGFDPLRDDGALYAERLRKSNVSTSFSNYEDLTHGFFAMIGDPIDIEKVHQAYRDISERLHAQFDSQ encoded by the coding sequence ATGACTTCACCCGTAGATACGACGATAACGACGACTCCATCGAGAGCAGATGAAGTGCATCCACTGATCGCTGACCATCTTGAGGGGGATGCCGATTCTGATGACCCACCTGCAAGCGAGTTGACCGTCGAAGAGTTACGTCAGATGGACGCTGAGAGTCCTCTCAGTTCGGATCTCGAAATTCCGATCGAAAGAGTTTCTGACGATACTGTCCTCGGCCCGAATGGCGAGATTCCGGTCCGACAATACGAACCCCGAGCAGACCGTTCTCAGAGTTCTCCTTCGATCGTATTTTTCCACGGGGGTGGGTGGATCTCCGGTAGCATCGACACACACAATCGAGTGTGTCGGAAGATGGCCAACGTGACAGGCTATCCGATTGTCAGTGTCGACTATCGATTAGCACCAGAGAACCCGTTCCCGGCCGGACTTCTCGATTGCTACTCGGTTCTTGAATGGGTCTCCAATTCAGCGGCCGAACTCGGTGTCGACCCAGATCAGACAATCGTAATGGGGGATAGTGCTGGTGGTAACTTGGCCGCTGCAACCGCTCTGTTGGCCCGTGATCGTGACGGTCCCAAGGTGGCACACCAAGTGCTGATCTATCCTGCCGTCGGTGACGCTCGAACGAGTGAGGCCTACAAGCAAAACGCAACCGGGTACGACCTCACCGCAGACATCGTCGATATGATTTACGAGCTGTACACCGACTCAGACATCGACGACGCGAACTACTACGCGTGGCCGCGAAAGGCGAATGATCTCTCCGGGCTGCCACCAGCCACCGTACTCACTGCCGGATTCGACCCACTCAGGGACGACGGTGCACTGTATGCGGAACGGCTCCGAAAGTCGAATGTCTCCACCTCGTTCTCCAACTATGAGGATCTAACCCACGGATTCTTCGCTATGATTGGAGACCCTATCGATATTGAGAAGGTACACCAAGCGTACCGGGATATCAGCGAGAGACTGCACGCCCAGTTTGATTCCCAGTAA
- a CDS encoding TrmB family transcriptional regulator, which translates to MDTLEEAGLAPYQAKAYVGLLELETGSAQEIANASGIPNARVYDVLRDLEEMGYVELYEQDTLRARALDPDIITEDLNRRIKRFEKATDEIQTRWQRPSIDDHTISIIRRFKTILETAKQFISEADTQIHATLTRKQYDKLEWDLAKAYQRGVTVNVTILQSNHGESLKQEHIEGVCTAVRERPHSSPFILIADLEKTAFAPDPISIEEYGVTLENRSFTHVFFWYFLSFMWLPWSELYSEVGEKTPIRYADIREFIIDYEPFLMDGATLKVVVEGLDIQTQEARQLSGTVVDIAYADELSFMSDSNPLKLMGIASISIQTDEGVYTVGGWGAQYEDIEARRITVVESEKES; encoded by the coding sequence GTGGATACGCTGGAAGAGGCCGGGTTAGCACCTTACCAAGCGAAAGCATACGTCGGACTACTTGAACTCGAGACGGGATCCGCACAAGAGATCGCCAATGCAAGCGGTATCCCGAATGCACGAGTCTATGACGTACTGCGAGACCTCGAAGAGATGGGGTACGTAGAATTATACGAACAGGATACTCTTCGGGCTCGTGCTCTTGACCCAGACATCATCACCGAGGATTTGAACCGTAGAATCAAACGCTTCGAGAAAGCGACAGACGAGATACAAACGCGATGGCAACGACCCTCCATAGACGACCACACGATTAGCATTATCAGACGGTTCAAGACTATTCTGGAGACTGCAAAGCAGTTCATCTCGGAAGCAGATACACAGATCCACGCGACGCTCACCCGTAAACAATACGACAAATTAGAGTGGGATCTCGCTAAGGCGTATCAACGGGGTGTGACAGTTAACGTGACGATTTTGCAAAGTAATCACGGTGAATCATTGAAGCAAGAGCATATCGAGGGGGTTTGTACGGCTGTCCGCGAGCGTCCTCACTCTTCTCCATTTATCCTCATCGCTGATCTCGAGAAAACAGCATTCGCACCTGACCCCATCTCGATCGAAGAGTACGGAGTCACGTTGGAGAATCGCTCGTTTACCCACGTGTTCTTTTGGTACTTCTTGTCGTTTATGTGGCTCCCCTGGTCGGAACTCTATTCGGAAGTCGGCGAAAAGACGCCGATCAGATACGCAGACATACGCGAGTTTATCATCGACTACGAGCCGTTTTTGATGGACGGAGCGACACTGAAAGTCGTCGTGGAGGGTCTGGATATTCAAACACAAGAAGCCCGGCAGCTCTCCGGTACTGTCGTCGATATCGCGTATGCAGACGAACTCTCGTTCATGTCCGATTCAAACCCATTGAAGCTGATGGGTATTGCTTCGATTTCGATACAGACTGACGAAGGGGTCTACACGGTTGGCGGGTGGGGTGCACAGTATGAAGATATCGAGGCACGCCGCATCACCGTTGTCGAAAGCGAAAAGGAGT
- a CDS encoding DUF308 domain-containing protein, whose protein sequence is MATTRETASRTASSTTEPLDEPVDTRLRLAVGVITIGIGFFAIAMPLVTGVLVSVWLGLLLIVVGIVRTEALKHRSDVRFGSVAAEVLRASLYVVVGLILLLLPLEPSRLSLVLAIPVVIDGIGFLSRAARVETGPWRSALVGVALVCISVLLVVGWPGSTAVLLGGLFGGGLVLVGAVAVLSSVSSELQ, encoded by the coding sequence ATGGCTACAACACGAGAAACGGCGTCGAGAACAGCGTCGTCGACCACCGAACCACTGGACGAGCCAGTCGATACGAGACTGCGGCTTGCGGTCGGCGTGATCACCATCGGAATCGGTTTCTTCGCGATCGCGATGCCACTCGTCACCGGCGTCTTGGTGAGCGTGTGGCTCGGGCTGTTGCTGATCGTCGTCGGTATCGTCCGCACGGAGGCATTGAAACATCGGTCCGACGTCCGTTTCGGAAGCGTGGCCGCAGAGGTGCTCCGCGCCAGCCTCTACGTCGTCGTCGGACTCATCCTCCTCTTGCTCCCGCTCGAACCGTCGCGTCTCTCGCTGGTGCTCGCGATTCCGGTCGTCATCGACGGGATCGGCTTCCTCTCGCGTGCTGCACGTGTCGAAACGGGACCGTGGCGGTCCGCGCTCGTCGGCGTCGCACTCGTCTGCATCTCGGTGCTCCTCGTCGTCGGGTGGCCCGGAAGCACCGCAGTCCTGCTTGGGGGTCTCTTCGGAGGAGGACTCGTGCTGGTCGGGGCCGTGGCCGTCCTCTCGTCCGTTTCGTCGGAGCTGCAGTGA
- a CDS encoding ABC transporter ATP-binding protein: protein MGSIEVDNVRKVYDSKDGDIVAVNGVSLSVDDGEFVTIVGPSGSGKSTLLRMVAGLESITDGTISIDGTVINDLSPQNRGVAMVFQEYALYPHMNVRKNMSYGLKLTTDLPSEEIRDRVEETAEMMGIEDLLEKKPGNLSGGQQQRVATGRAIVRDPEVFLFDEPLSNLDAKLRLHMRTELQRLQEDLGTTSLYVTHDQTEAMTMSDRIVILDGGEIQQVGTPETVYAEPTNVFVADFIGSPSMNFFDVTLDGTRLVGADFEYKISDEIAERVKQHTNSSELLLGIRPEHISIDNESDGAIEAQLDVLEHEGSDNYLYLVKEETEWTARVPGNQMLDAGSHVSLTLPEEHIHLFEKSTERNILVEDEPSPVVQ, encoded by the coding sequence ATGGGTTCGATAGAGGTTGACAACGTGCGGAAAGTCTATGACTCGAAAGACGGGGACATTGTTGCGGTAAATGGAGTCTCGTTGTCAGTTGATGACGGTGAGTTTGTTACGATCGTTGGACCATCGGGGTCGGGAAAGTCGACATTGCTCCGGATGGTCGCCGGGCTGGAGTCGATCACGGACGGGACGATCTCGATTGACGGGACGGTCATCAATGATCTGTCTCCGCAGAACCGCGGCGTTGCCATGGTCTTCCAAGAGTATGCGTTGTATCCCCATATGAACGTCAGGAAGAATATGTCGTACGGACTGAAACTGACGACTGATCTCCCGAGTGAGGAGATCAGAGACCGAGTCGAAGAGACGGCGGAGATGATGGGAATCGAAGACCTCCTCGAGAAGAAGCCGGGAAACCTCTCGGGGGGGCAACAACAGCGGGTGGCGACAGGGCGAGCGATCGTACGAGATCCGGAGGTGTTCCTATTCGACGAGCCGTTGTCCAACCTGGACGCGAAATTACGACTCCACATGCGGACTGAACTTCAACGTCTCCAAGAGGACCTCGGTACCACTTCACTGTACGTCACCCACGATCAAACAGAGGCCATGACGATGAGCGACCGGATCGTAATACTTGATGGCGGTGAGATTCAGCAAGTTGGGACACCAGAGACTGTGTACGCTGAGCCAACTAATGTCTTCGTGGCGGACTTTATCGGCAGTCCCTCGATGAACTTCTTCGACGTCACTCTTGACGGCACTCGTCTCGTCGGGGCTGATTTCGAATACAAGATCTCGGACGAAATCGCCGAACGCGTCAAGCAACATACGAACAGCTCCGAGCTCCTTTTGGGTATCCGTCCGGAGCACATCAGCATCGACAACGAAAGTGACGGTGCGATCGAGGCACAGTTAGACGTGCTTGAGCACGAAGGTAGCGACAACTACCTGTACTTGGTTAAAGAGGAAACCGAGTGGACCGCGAGGGTTCCAGGGAACCAGATGCTGGACGCAGGTAGTCACGTTTCACTCACGCTCCCCGAGGAGCACATTCATCTGTTTGAGAAATCGACTGAGCGGAACATCCTTGTCGAAGACGAACCATCTCCCGTCGTACAGTAA
- a CDS encoding YesL family protein, producing MANASVKRLGDGLSGTSRFVYNNSYWLVVISLAWTVSCLPVITIGPATLGAYTAIRELNSDRNRVNPTQVFRVVRRRAIPATVFGLLPPLFFGLSASYLYVLTLEFTILRLAIMVLTFYVGVYLSLVLVPTFVGLSQGQSGKDALRFGVQWVASNPTSSMTMGVLTLALLLTTTVFTVAFVLVYAGFAFSMQVRLVENTLS from the coding sequence ATGGCGAACGCCTCGGTGAAACGGCTCGGAGATGGTCTCTCCGGGACAAGCAGGTTCGTCTACAACAATAGCTACTGGCTTGTCGTTATCAGCCTCGCTTGGACGGTAAGCTGTCTCCCAGTTATCACCATCGGTCCTGCGACGTTGGGAGCCTACACTGCGATTCGGGAACTGAACTCCGACCGGAACCGAGTCAATCCCACCCAGGTCTTCCGTGTGGTCCGCCGACGGGCGATACCAGCCACCGTGTTCGGGCTACTGCCACCCCTGTTTTTCGGACTGTCAGCTTCGTATCTCTATGTCTTGACACTCGAATTCACCATCCTCCGGCTCGCAATCATGGTTCTGACATTTTATGTGGGGGTCTATCTCTCATTGGTTCTCGTCCCTACGTTCGTGGGACTCTCTCAGGGGCAATCCGGGAAAGACGCGCTCCGATTCGGCGTTCAGTGGGTCGCTTCGAACCCGACTTCCTCGATGACGATGGGCGTTCTCACACTCGCCTTGCTCCTTACGACGACTGTGTTCACTGTGGCGTTCGTACTCGTCTATGCGGGGTTCGCCTTCTCGATGCAGGTCCGACTCGTCGAGAATACCCTCAGTTAA
- a CDS encoding carbohydrate ABC transporter permease, protein MPIRPTNDERGLLSTDWVDRDTLNGILFALPYLAVFAVFMLYPLLKGFYMSFFEWNLLQPAQSEFIGLANYSTLIQDPLFWQALKNTVWFVVLTVPSLLVVSMVLALGVNRGVAGTKLLQFFYFVPYVMTVSIVGFLWLQLYSTNGVFTVYLREFFGIVLSSQLFALPALALVTIWWQAGFYFAVLLAARQSVSERLYEAAQLDGAGPLRQFWNVTLPQMKNAIIFVLIAGTVFQFQVFGQVQTMTDGGPGESTVTLVYYLYQLGFRTFDLGYGAAVGYVIMLLLVGISMLNYAVIGRGVES, encoded by the coding sequence ATGCCAATCAGACCAACCAACGACGAGAGGGGATTGTTGTCTACTGACTGGGTAGACCGCGACACTCTCAACGGTATTCTGTTCGCGCTCCCTTACTTGGCTGTATTCGCCGTTTTCATGCTGTACCCCCTGCTTAAGGGGTTCTACATGAGCTTCTTCGAGTGGAATCTCCTACAACCAGCGCAGTCCGAATTCATCGGACTCGCTAACTACTCCACGTTGATCCAGGATCCGCTGTTCTGGCAAGCGTTGAAGAACACCGTCTGGTTCGTCGTCCTCACCGTTCCGTCACTTCTGGTCGTGAGCATGGTGCTAGCACTGGGTGTCAATCGCGGGGTAGCAGGGACGAAGCTGCTCCAGTTCTTCTACTTCGTTCCGTACGTCATGACGGTCTCTATCGTCGGCTTTCTCTGGTTACAGCTGTATTCCACAAACGGCGTCTTCACGGTGTATCTCAGGGAATTCTTCGGCATCGTACTGAGCAGTCAGCTGTTTGCTCTGCCTGCTCTCGCACTGGTCACGATCTGGTGGCAGGCGGGGTTCTACTTCGCTGTTCTCCTTGCTGCACGCCAGAGCGTGTCTGAACGTCTCTACGAGGCTGCCCAACTCGACGGTGCGGGCCCGTTGAGACAGTTCTGGAACGTGACGCTCCCGCAGATGAAGAACGCGATAATTTTCGTTCTTATCGCAGGAACCGTCTTCCAGTTCCAGGTGTTCGGTCAGGTCCAAACGATGACTGACGGGGGACCCGGCGAGTCGACTGTGACCTTAGTGTATTATCTCTACCAGTTGGGATTCAGAACGTTCGACCTGGGATACGGCGCCGCTGTCGGATACGTTATCATGTTGCTCCTCGTGGGCATCTCCATGCTCAATTACGCTGTTATCGGTCGGGGGGTTGAAAGCTAA
- a CDS encoding extracellular solute-binding protein: MVSRDSTSQSSRRKVIKTLGTGSLVGLAGCTGGGSNNGNTDNGEGSTGGSGSNTTSSKEQVEITLWESFGGTEAAELQSLTSDFEEEYPHISVNTQSVPFGEVPTKLTTAAASGNTPHVASYWMSFSTYFDSLGILDPVDDYLADGLNPYYDVVEPAATADGNVVALPMDIHGMMLATNNTVLEEANAPMEPTTKDELFEAANAIKQNTDKRPFFLQTYNNVYEGFRVYYSLLRQQGGRVFKNGDWTTGEPVFHETEEGAAAAEFYSSVTGEHGWDATNDLSDQNVRINDFKNGEAGMGFLGNWTVNRFQNESNEVIDGLDFSYHAPWGFDGSEKKTFCESNAFFFPSNPEHTEAEKKARVQFVEYITQNNPVWGTGAAHLPSTPEVAESDVVTSHPLYEEYDVIKTLSEMAENDQLRYQPQTDVNFYASEIGGPLSNIYAQNVEPQEGITKAANAISSRMN, from the coding sequence ATGGTTAGCAGAGATAGCACCTCTCAGTCCAGCCGACGGAAGGTCATCAAAACGCTCGGTACGGGGAGTCTTGTAGGTCTCGCCGGCTGTACTGGGGGCGGGAGTAACAACGGAAACACCGATAACGGTGAGGGGAGCACTGGAGGCAGTGGTAGTAACACGACTTCGAGCAAAGAGCAAGTCGAAATTACACTGTGGGAGTCGTTCGGTGGCACCGAAGCCGCAGAACTGCAGTCACTGACGAGCGATTTCGAAGAAGAGTATCCCCACATCTCCGTGAACACGCAGTCAGTCCCGTTCGGTGAGGTCCCAACGAAGCTCACGACGGCCGCTGCGTCCGGTAACACGCCGCACGTGGCCTCGTATTGGATGTCGTTCTCGACGTACTTCGACTCGTTGGGGATTCTCGACCCAGTTGACGACTACCTGGCGGACGGGCTGAACCCGTATTACGACGTCGTCGAACCCGCTGCGACCGCCGACGGCAACGTCGTCGCACTCCCCATGGACATTCACGGAATGATGCTGGCGACCAATAACACCGTCCTCGAAGAGGCGAACGCTCCGATGGAGCCGACGACGAAAGACGAACTCTTCGAGGCGGCGAACGCAATCAAACAGAACACAGACAAGCGGCCGTTCTTCCTCCAGACGTACAACAACGTGTACGAGGGATTCCGTGTGTATTACTCCCTGCTCCGACAGCAGGGAGGCAGAGTGTTCAAGAACGGTGACTGGACCACCGGTGAGCCAGTGTTCCACGAGACGGAGGAAGGGGCTGCGGCAGCCGAGTTCTACTCGTCAGTTACCGGGGAACACGGCTGGGACGCCACGAATGACCTCTCCGACCAGAACGTCCGCATCAACGACTTCAAAAACGGGGAAGCGGGAATGGGATTCCTCGGTAACTGGACAGTTAACCGCTTCCAGAACGAGAGTAACGAGGTCATCGACGGCCTGGACTTCTCGTACCACGCACCGTGGGGCTTCGACGGAAGCGAGAAAAAGACGTTCTGTGAGAGCAACGCTTTCTTCTTCCCGTCGAACCCGGAGCATACGGAAGCCGAGAAGAAAGCCAGAGTCCAATTCGTCGAATACATCACCCAGAACAACCCCGTGTGGGGGACTGGAGCAGCTCACCTGCCGTCGACGCCCGAAGTTGCCGAGTCTGACGTCGTCACCAGCCATCCGCTCTACGAAGAATACGACGTGATCAAGACCCTTTCGGAGATGGCTGAAAACGACCAGCTCCGATATCAGCCGCAGACCGACGTCAACTTCTATGCCTCCGAGATCGGTGGGCCGCTGTCGAACATCTACGCACAGAACGTTGAGCCACAGGAAGGAATCACGAAGGCTGCAAACGCCATCAGCAGCCGGATGAACTAA